The sequence ACGGTGTTTTCGTCGACATAAGAAGCCTTTATTTAATGAATGAAGCACGGGCGCGATGGGCTCGTTTCGCGCCCTGCCGGTGGGTGCTTTATAGCAAATTCTTTTAGTGTTTATGTTAATTAGCACCCGTCTTTTGCGTTTTATCGCAGAGTAGGCGATAGAAGGCGCGTGCAGCGTTGCTAAGGGAGCGCTTTTTATGGCTGATTACACCGAGGTTTCGATGCAAAGACACTTCGCGAACAGGTAATGAGTGAAGGTTTCCGTCGATCATGGAGCGTGGGAGCAGGCTCCAGCCCAGCCCGACCGATACCATGACTTTCACCGTTTCGAGGTAATTGGTCGTCATGCTCAGGGTTAGCTCCAGCTGCTGCTGAGCGAAATACTCTTTCACTATTCGGCCTGTGTAGGTTGTCAGGTCCGGGAGAATCGCATCTACCCGGCTCAATTTTGCCAAATCTACCGTATCAAGGCTCGCCAGATCGTGGGTTTTTGCGATCACAAAATCCAGTGGATCAGGCCATATGACACGACTTTCAAGCTGCGCAACGGGCTCGGGGGCGAGCGTGACGACGGCTATTTCGCACTCGCCACGCTGCACTTTTTCATGAGCCCGTTCGGAATCTAAGAATTCAAACTGCAAGTTCACCTCGGGGTGCAGGAGCACAAATTGGCGCAAGAGAGGTGGCAAATGGTGCAAGCCGATGTGATGGCTGGTGGCTACCCGAAGAACTCCGGAGATCTCGCCAGTGAGCTCGCGAATACTGCGCTCGGTATCTGCAACAGACTGCAGGATAGTTTTAGCCTGCGGCAGCAATAGCCTGCCAGCTTCGGTGAGACGAACTTCCCGTCCGATGCGATCAAACAAGGTGTGATTCAGATGTGCTTCTAACGCAGCGATTCGCTTGCTAACTGCTGGCTGGGTGAGATGCAGTTGGGTCGCGGCGAGCGAAAAAGACTGGGCTTGGGCGACCGCGATAAATGATTTAAGAGAATCTGTATCCATGGGATGTGTGCTCGCCAAAAACGGTCTTTCTATTCTAGTTTGGAATCCAAACCATGAAAATAATGAATTTGAGTTATTGGAGAGGCTTATTTAAAATTTGCAGCCTGTTTAACTGCTAACTACGAAAGGGGCAGCGCTCATGGCGGGACGCACACTCTATGACAAATTGTGGGATGACCATGTGGTCAGCCAGCGCGATGATGGCTCATCGCTGATTTATATTGATCGACATATCGTTCACGAAGTGACGTCGCCGCAGGCCTTTGAAGGCTTGCGCCTCGCTGGCCGTAAACCCTGGAGAACCGATAGCGTTATCGCCACGCCGGACCACAATGTGCCAACCACATTCAACGAACGCGCATCGGGTGTGGATGGCATTGCTGACCCGATTTCCAAAATCCAGGTCAAAACCCTGGACGACAATTGTGACGAGCTGGGTATTGTCGAATTTAAAATTAACGACAATCGCCAGGGTATCGTCCACGTGGTTGGACCAGAAACTGGTGGCTGCTTGCCGGGTATGACCATTGTATGTGGAGACTCTCATACCTCGACCAACGGCGCGCTGGGTGCCCTGTCATTTGGTATTGGCACCAGCGAAGTCGAACATGTGCTTGCAACGCAGTGTCTGGTTGCGAAGAAAATGAAGAATATGTTGATCAAAGTCGACGGCCAGCTCGGTCAGGGCGTAACGTCGAAAGATGTGGTTCTCGCGATCATCGCTCAAATTGGTACCGCAGGCGGCACTGGCTTTGCGATTGAATTTGGTGGTGATGTATTTCGCGCAATGTCCATGGAGGGGCGATTAACCGTGTGTAACATGGCGATTGAAGCTGGTGCCAGAGCGGGCATGGTGGCAGTGGATGAGATCACTCTCGACTATGTTAAAGGGCGCGCTTTTGCCCCGAAGGGCGACCACTGGGCAATGGCCGAAGCCCGCTGGCGCGAGCTGCACAGCGATGCCGACGCGGTGTTTGATGAGGTCGTAGAGTTGGATGGCGCCCAGATAAAACCCCAGGTCAGCTGGGGTACGTCACCTGAGATGGTGTTGCCTGTGGATGGTGTTATACCCGATCCCGCACAAGAAAGTGACGGCGTCAAAGCCGCGGGCGTCGCGCGCGCGCTGGAATACATGGGCTTGACCGCCGGCCAGAAGATTACTGATATCGCAGTGGATCGCGTATTTATCGGCTCTTGCACCAACTCCCGCATTGAAGACATTCGTGCCGCGGCGAAAGTAGTGGAAGGCAAAACCAAAGCGGCGTCAGTAAAGGAGGCGATTGTGGTGCCTGGTTCTGGCGCAGTAAAAGCACAGGCGGAAGCCGAAGGTCTGGATAAAATATTCACTGCTGCAAACATCGAATGGCGGGAACCTGGCTGTTCCATGTGCCTGGCGATGAACGCCGACCGGTTGGGGGAAGGTGAGCACTGCGCGTCTACTTCCAATCGCAACTTTGAAGGTCGGCAGGGGTACGGTGGCCGCACCCACCTGGTGAGCCCGGCCATGGCGGCTGCCGCGGCTATTAGTGGTCACTTCGTCGATATTCGCGATTGGCAATCTTGAGGGTAAAACAATGAGAGCTTTTACAAAACACACAGGCCTTGTTGCGCCAATGGACCGGGCCAATGTGGATACGGATTTAATTATTCCGAAACAGTTTCTAAAATCGATTAAGCGCACAGGCTTTGGCCCCAATGCGTTCGATGAATTGCGTTATCTCGACAAGGGTGAACCGGGGCAGGACAACAGCACGCGTCCGCTCAACCCGGAATTTCCTTTGAATCACGCTCGCTACCAGGGCGCGAGCATTTTGCTGGCGCGTAAAAACTTTGGTTGTGGTTCCAGCCGAGAGCACGCACCATGGGCGCTCGAAGAGTTTG comes from Teredinibacter turnerae and encodes:
- a CDS encoding LysR family transcriptional regulator; this encodes MDTDSLKSFIAVAQAQSFSLAATQLHLTQPAVSKRIAALEAHLNHTLFDRIGREVRLTEAGRLLLPQAKTILQSVADTERSIRELTGEISGVLRVATSHHIGLHHLPPLLRQFVLLHPEVNLQFEFLDSERAHEKVQRGECEIAVVTLAPEPVAQLESRVIWPDPLDFVIAKTHDLASLDTVDLAKLSRVDAILPDLTTYTGRIVKEYFAQQQLELTLSMTTNYLETVKVMVSVGLGWSLLPRSMIDGNLHSLPVREVSLHRNLGVISHKKRSLSNAARAFYRLLCDKTQKTGAN
- the leuC gene encoding 3-isopropylmalate dehydratase large subunit; translated protein: MAGRTLYDKLWDDHVVSQRDDGSSLIYIDRHIVHEVTSPQAFEGLRLAGRKPWRTDSVIATPDHNVPTTFNERASGVDGIADPISKIQVKTLDDNCDELGIVEFKINDNRQGIVHVVGPETGGCLPGMTIVCGDSHTSTNGALGALSFGIGTSEVEHVLATQCLVAKKMKNMLIKVDGQLGQGVTSKDVVLAIIAQIGTAGGTGFAIEFGGDVFRAMSMEGRLTVCNMAIEAGARAGMVAVDEITLDYVKGRAFAPKGDHWAMAEARWRELHSDADAVFDEVVELDGAQIKPQVSWGTSPEMVLPVDGVIPDPAQESDGVKAAGVARALEYMGLTAGQKITDIAVDRVFIGSCTNSRIEDIRAAAKVVEGKTKAASVKEAIVVPGSGAVKAQAEAEGLDKIFTAANIEWREPGCSMCLAMNADRLGEGEHCASTSNRNFEGRQGYGGRTHLVSPAMAAAAAISGHFVDIRDWQS